Part of the Leishmania infantum JPCM5 genome chromosome 34 genome, gacaccccacccccacccgcggcgcacgcatacatagCGTCTTGCATAaaggtatatatatatatattcttGAACGAACGCCGCGACCTCTCTCGGCCTTTGTTTCCACCATCTCTTCACCTCGCTGTGTCTGTCGCCTATTGTGCGTGTCCGTCCATCCGTCCGTCTGTCTGTTCCAGGTGCATCATCAACGGAGCCTGCGTCACTGCGCATCTTCCTCGTCCGCTTTTTCTTCCTCGTGTATACTCCACTTCACTCTTGTATGTACGCGCACCTGTCGCTGCTTTCTCTCCAACGCGCCTTCCCTCCCATCGCCTCACCACGGCGCTGTCGGTGTCTGCGTCTtgtgtgctcctcctctcttgccTTTGGTTGCTCTCCCATTttgcatcgctgctgctcgtctcGCCTGGTTCTCttgccgccacggccgccctccccccttgcCTCTGCTCTTCCGTGTGCCCACCGACACGTGAGGAGAGCGCGGGTGCGGCagtgaggagggggtgccTCTCCATCATTTCTGCTTCCCTCGTCTGCAATGGCGTCGGTGGGAGAGTTCGGTTTCGAGCACAAGATTCTGCCTTCTCTGCCGTCCGCGATTTCTGGTAGGCCGGGGTACGTGATATCGCCTTCCGATCTCGCGGATGGCCGcaggcacagcagcaacgcggAGGAGATCCTGAATGATGCTGCAGGGCAACCTGCGTCACGGACCCGCCAGATGAAGGGCTCCAAAAATGCACGCCACGCGCCGGAGCACACGAACAGCGGCGATGACCTCATCATGGCTACCGAGGGCGGAGCACATGCGCGCATCGACTCCACAGGTGGGCTGCGCGCGCTTTCCTCTGCGATGAgtggcgacgacagcgagcaTAAACTTGAGCTGAACGTGCTtggcgccaccggcggcgacgtccaTCGCAGCAGACCTGGACGTGAGGAAGATGATGTCGTGACAAAGCCGCCCGTCTCTCGCAGAGAGGGTCTCCTGCCCCCGGTGCGCCAATGCCCCAGTGGCGCGTGCGAGAACGGCtcgagcggcgccgacaaGACCGCGAAAAGGACCGCCGGCACCTCCACACGACCGAAGGGCTCCGTGCAGGAATACGTGCGCAAGAAACTGCAACTTCAAAGTGAGCAGGGGATCCGGACTTGCAGCAGGGTGCGGCGACCCCTCTGCTCCATCCTTGTGAAGTCAGATGCATCCGAGTCGAAGGGGGGCGAGGATGCGAATGACACTCAGCGCTGCGACGCTgagccgcgctgcggccTTGACTCGGACAAGTCGACGAACAACAGGGCCTTCTGGAAGAGAACCATGTCTAAGCAAGAGACCGACGCAGATTTGCGCTGCTACACCGCACACGAGTACATCTTAGCCTTTTACTACCATGAGAGCAAGGAGTGCGACGACAGTCTAGAGTTGGCTACCCCAGACAGCAgccagcggcgacagcgcgaGCGTGTGGCGCGCGTGGTAGCGGAGGCGACGCCACGCGAGGAAGCCGAGAGGCTCAAGCTGAAGTCAAGGGGGTCCATCTCCCCTAGCACGCGACGGGCGAAGATGACGTGTGCCACGGTAGAGGAGCTGTACGAGCAACTGATGGTGTGCTACCGGAAGGCTGGGGTGGAAAAGGGCTATCTCGACACACTCTTCatgaaggaggtgctgagcggcagacggcagccgcgggtGCACGAAATGGAAAAGGACGACGACCTCGGCGAGAACTTGTCCGCCCCATCCGATGACGAAGTCGCGGAGGTGCCGAGGGAAGTGGTGCAGGTGGGCAGGCCGAAGCGGTCAAAACCGGTTGCGATCAGCAAGCGCTCCGCGGAGTCGCCAAGCTTATACGAGATTATGCTGGAACAGATGCGGGCGAAGACAACGCCAGCCTTTCTGCACCATAACGCCATCCCGCTGCCAACGATGCGTTTCCTCCAAAATCGGGGCACCATCAAGCTGGGCGACTACTCATACGTGCTCCACCTCTGGGATGATGAAGAGAAGGGCTACCTCGTCACCGGCGTCTTCGACCGCAAGCCTGGGTTCCCAAAGCAGTTCAAGGACTCCTGCACGTACGCGATTTACAGCTTGGAAATGGGCCGGGACTGGGGCATGCGGTTCGGAGAGCTGGTGCTGATGCGGCAGCACCTGGCACCAGGGGCACGGAAGCACTTCCCTGAAGAGGGCAAGCTTATTCGCGGGCACACGGTGATTCGCGCTGCAAGCGTCTTAGACATCTTTGACGGCCGTGTGTGCGGCATCCCGTCCAACCTCAGGGAGCTGGATTACCGGCGCACCGGCATCCACGCGAGCGTGCAGGCCCTCGCGCACTATAACCATCTCTTCCCCCGCTGGAgtccgctgcgcagcatTGTCCACCCGCAGGACATCTTCGGCTGTCCGGTGGTGAACCCGACCGGGGGTATATACTGCCTCTCGATGATCGTGAATGGGGCGACGCGGATGGTGAAGGTGGACGACCGGGTGCCGGTGGAGCCGGAGAGCGGGCTCTTTCGTTGTCTCACGTCCGCCACGTTCGAGTTGTACCCGGCTCTGCTGGAGAAGGGGCTCCTCAAGGCAAACGGTTGTGGTATCAACCTCGCCCTTATGGAGAGCGCCGCGGTGCTGTTCCAGTTATGCGGGTGGATACCTGAGGTGATTCGCttccgcagcgctggcgaagTCGAGGAGCCTACCGTGGATGGTCTGATGCGGCCATCGGAGATGTGGTCGGTGCTGATGGAGGGCTACAACTTTGGGCGACTCATGATGACTCTCACGGCGCACTGGTGTGCTGGCCGGCCGCCCCTCACGGCGTCGGAGCGGGTGATGCAGAGCGCGCAGTGGTTCGTGACACCGGTTGTGTATCCCGTGATCGACATGATCACGCAGCGTTTGAGCACCACCGGGGAACCCACTATTCGCGCCATCATGCTGCGGGACACAACGAAGGATCCGTCAACGCGAAAGTTCGAGCCACCTTTCAAGACCTCCCTtacggcggagcagctgctcgaccTGGGCTACATGAACGCCCACCGCGAGGCCGGTGTCTTCTGCGTCACgtgggaggaggcgctcgcACATTTTGATCACTGCAGCATCAACTGGAGCCCCTTCACGTACTGGGACCTTCCGAGCGGATCTGAGACGCCAGAGGACTGTACACGGCTGTGCTGCCACGGCATCTATGACATGCACAACGCTGGGAAGCACatggcgcggcagccgcagttTCACATTTGCTCGCACCTGGTCGACCGGTGCACGCACTTATTCCTCGTTTTCTGCCCACACGCGGGGGACCAGtccccgctgccgcacgacAACAACATGCTTGACAAGAAAACTGTAGATGAGCTCTCCGGGGGCGGGGCAGtagtgcggctgcgcgtgtATGAGGtgacgacgctgccgtcTCTGACGCAGTGCAAGATGCGCGACAGCCGTGGCCGTCGAGTGACGTGCTGCTTCGGGGACTGCCAAGGACGGCGCATCGTCAGCGAAACCGAAGGGCCGCGCGGACTGCAGTCActggcgatggcgcaggGTAACCGCAACGAATTCATCACAC contains:
- a CDS encoding putative calpain-like cysteine peptidase, encoding MKGSKNARHAPEHTNSGDDLIMATEGGAHARIDSTGGLRALSSAMSGDDSEHKLELNVLGATGGDVHRSRPGREEDDVVTKPPVSRREGLLPPVRQCPSGACENGSSGADKTAKRTAGTSTRPKGSVQEYVRKKLQLQSEQGIRTCSRVRRPLCSILVKSDASESKGGEDANDTQRCDAEPRCGLDSDKSTNNRAFWKRTMSKQETDADLRCYTAHEYILAFYYHESKECDDSLELATPDSSQRRQRERVARVVAEATPREEAERLKLKSRGSISPSTRRAKMTCATVEELYEQLMVCYRKAGVEKGYLDTLFMKEVLSGRRQPRVHEMEKDDDLGENLSAPSDDEVAEVPREVVQVGRPKRSKPVAISKRSAESPSLYEIMLEQMRAKTTPAFLHHNAIPLPTMRFLQNRGTIKLGDYSYVLHLWDDEEKGYLVTGVFDRKPGFPKQFKDSCTYAIYSLEMGRDWGMRFGELVLMRQHLAPGARKHFPEEGKLIRGHTVIRAASVLDIFDGRVCGIPSNLRELDYRRTGIHASVQALAHYNHLFPRWSPLRSIVHPQDIFGCPVVNPTGGIYCLSMIVNGATRMVKVDDRVPVEPESGLFRCLTSATFELYPALLEKGLLKANGCGINLALMESAAVLFQLCGWIPEVIRFRSAGEVEEPTVDGLMRPSEMWSVLMEGYNFGRLMMTLTAHWCAGRPPLTASERVMQSAQWFVTPVVYPVIDMITQRLSTTGEPTIRAIMLRDTTKDPSTRKFEPPFKTSLTAEQLLDLGYMNAHREAGVFCVTWEEALAHFDHCSINWSPFTYWDLPSGSETPEDCTRLCCHGIYDMHNAGKHMARQPQFHICSHLVDRCTHLFLVFCPHAGDQSPLPHDNNMLDKKTVDELSGGGAVVRLRVYEVTTLPSLTQCKMRDSRGRRVTCCFGDCQGRRIVSETEGPRGLQSLAMAQGNRNEFITLGFDCLPGTREYVVVMDVHDRHRPPRGKGTFPYTLTLFTCLDPLLERNPNKLPMFAIHAHHATLEQAKQAAMGGGFSHLDVASADLNVNDLIEEEAQRKPPRQTITIHAIPEHPNIHSRTVQGLWSVPESRTRTVLLPHDATLEVLYTGTQYYFHLDKPSYFALRICQSMQAGPALSTVKMKVLLVRRTGRDDMCTKEKDPPAERKTQTGGGAAGKGGKAYVPRSVQGIVMKGSDVVLSSGAWSVDGAVIDSVSPHTVLLDRNGVLVQNPRRLRQYYHTSFNIALSDRENKDKTNMSFFLMSHPDPSDQMRSVILQAFADGFLISPHACNIGIKGNLIPHDTEVRAVLTSSNFSYELHGDEGHSVPFTQESAQRSLAAPVPQLDLFIDVDLQNTAPAKSTSFSPGSSASYAVDRLRAVVRSALTSSPAQRLRLLRTLFSTMTFVRHTVKNESHRAFLMGLGGSIEAWVRWHQSLESPGVQAPVLSLPPLPEGDYIIIPCFKPLSDEKATELGKKRGVVTGNQGALAFDITLSVPGRVVELIPTRNPADGQGSTQAVQTQMHCEQTIASAERLCPDVHSRRYGVTSSLSRWISGSRKGA